In Cyprinus carpio isolate SPL01 chromosome A1, ASM1834038v1, whole genome shotgun sequence, the following proteins share a genomic window:
- the LOC109107784 gene encoding POU domain, class 4, transcription factor 2-like, translating into MMMMSLNSKQAFAMPHTSLAETKYSSLHSSSSSTLTSNAPSSSCSSSRHSSTISSSGGSSEAMRRACFPTPPSNIFGGLDESLLARAEALAAVDIVSQTKSHHHPPHHSPFKPDATYHTMNTLPCTSSSSSSSSMPISHPSALASHHHHHHHHHHQPHQALEGDLLDHITPGLALAGAMAGPDGSVVSTPAHPAHMAGMNHMHQAAINMAHVHGLPSHMGCMSDVDADPRDLEAFAERFKQRRIKLGVTQADVGSALANLKIPGVGSLSQSTICRFESLTLSHNNMIALKPILQAWLEEAEKSHREKLNKPELFNGAEKKRKRTSIAAPEKRSLEAYFSIQPRPSSEKIAAIAEKLDLKKNVVRVWFCNQRQKQKRMKYSACV; encoded by the exons ATGATGATGATGTCTCTGAACAGCAAGCAGGCGTTCGCCATGCCCCACACCAGTCTGGCCGAGACCAAATACTCCAGTTTGCATTCTTCGTCCTCTTCCACTTTGACTTCCAACGCGCCCTCGTCCTCCTGCTCGTCGTCCAGGCACAGCAGCACGATCAGCAGCAGCGGCGGCAGCTCGGAGGCGATGCGCCGAGCATGTTTCCCAACCCCACCG AGCAATATATTCGGCGGATTGGATGAGAGTTTGTTGGCCCGCGCGGAAGCTCTGGCGGCGGTGGATATAGTCTCGCAGACCAAAAGCCATCATCACCCTCCTCATCACAGCCCCTTCAAGCCGGACGCAACCTACCACACCATGAACACGCTTCCGTGCACCTCGTCGTCTTCCTCTTCGTCGTCCATGCCCATCTCGCACCCGTCAGCTCTCGCGagccatcaccaccaccaccatcaccaccaccaccagccgcACCAGGCACTGGAGGGCGACCTGCTCGATCACATCACCCCAGGACTTGCACTTGCTGGAGCCATGGCCGGGCCAGACGGCTCGGTGGTCTCCACGCCTGCGCACCCTGCCCACATGGCAGGCATGAACCACATGCACCAAGCTGCCATCAACATGGCTCACGTCCATGGACTGCCATCCCACATGGGCTGCATGAGCGACGTGGATGCAGATCCCAGGGACTTGGAGGCGTTCGCTGAGCGCTTTAAACAGCGTCGGATCAAACTCGGCGTGACACAAGCGGATGTAGGGTCAGCGTTGGCCAACCTGAAGATTCCTGGCGTAGGCTCTTTAAGCCAGAGTACCATCTGCCGGTTTGAATCACTCACGTTGTCCCACAACAACATGATCGCCCTGAAGCCCATCCTGCAAGCCTGGCTGGAAGAGGCTGAAAAGTCGCACCGGGAGAAACTCAACAAACCCGAGCTCTTCAACGGGGCCGAGAAGAAGAGGAAGCGGACCTCCATCGCGGCCCCCGAGAAAAGGTCCCTCGAAGCTTATTTTTCTATTCAGCCGCGTCCATCCTCAGAGAAAATCGCAGCAATCGCAGAGAAGCTGGACCTCAAAAAGAACGTTGTGCGGGTTTGGTTTTGCAACCAGAGGCAGAAACAGAAACGCATGAAATATTCGGCCTGCGTCTAG